Genomic DNA from Mycobacteriales bacterium:
TCGTCCTCACGCTTGTGCCGCAGGAGGCTGTCCACGAGGACGCGCCGATGAGTCCCCACCATCCGATAGCCGATCTTGCCGTCGTTCAGCAAACCGATGAGGTAGGGGCGGGAGACGTTGAGCAGGTCGGCGGCCTGCTGGGTGGTCAGCTCGGCCGTCGATGGGACGACGGCGACCCCGTGACCGGCAGCCATGTGCGCGAGGATCCGCACGAACACCCTGAGCGCTGCCGCGGGCACGAGCACCGTCTCCCCGTCGTCCTCCTCCACCCTCAGGTGGATCGACTCGGGCAGCCGCCGGTGTCGGGTGAGGTAGGACTGCAGCGCCGGTAGGGCCTCGGCAGCACGCGTGGCGTCGTCCTTGCTCGGCAAGATCGTGTCGAGCGCTGCGGTCATGACTCACCTCCTCCGCAGTCGCAGTATCCGCAACAAACGAAACAGACGCAATGACGCGTCCGCCGCGATCTTCAGGGGCCATCGGCACCCAAGCAGCCCCCGCGGCCACCGTGCTCGAGGCCGCCAACCCGAACGGGAGTGGGTCCGGCGCTTCCCCCCGGGAGGCGAGACACCGGCCCCGTATCGGAGATACCGGGGTGTGTTCCGTCTGGTTTGTGTCCTGGGTCAGGTTCGTTGGGTCACATGTTCTTGGTGATCTCGTTCGCGTTCGGGATCTTGTTGTCGTGGGTGTTGGTGTCGTGTGAGCCCGTGATCGCATTCTGGAGATTGTGGTCACTGGCGACTCCTGTGCCGAGATTGGCTCCCTGCACTCCTTCCGCGTCGATTCCGCCAGGCGGAACACCAGCCCCACTCGGCTCGCTCGAGCTTCGATCAGTCCGCGGCCCGCGCGGGGACGCAGGCGGGGACGTCAGCGGGGACGCGGGCGGGGACGCGTGTCGGGTTGCCGGACAAGGTGTTGGCCAAGGATCTGGACAAGGTCGTCACGCCTGACGAGCAGAATCCGGGGCGCTTTCGGCTTGCGGCCAAGGGTTCGGATAAGGATCTGGACAAGGTACGGGCGCCAGAGTCCTCGCCGTGCAGACGGACCGGTGGCCTGATTTCAAGATCCCCCCACGCTCGAAACCGGCCCCGGGGGCGCCGGCGGGGACGTCGGCGGGGACGCCCCGAGCTTGCAATGCGCGCATGGATCTCGACCCCGGTGCGCCCACCCGCCGTCCCCGCCCGCCTGCCGCCCCCTCCCCGTCGACCCGGGCTACCGCTGCGAGGGGTGGGCGGCGGTGATCTCGGTCGAGATGCTGACCGGCGGACCCGGCGCGGGGGACTACTACCTGCGCCGGCAGGCGGACTGCGCGGCTGACTACTACGTCGGTCGGGGCGAGTCGGAGGGCGTGTGGGTAGGTGCCGGCGCCGAAGCGCTCGGCCTGACGGGTCCGCTGGGTCCAGGCGGCGAGCATGTGCTGCGAGCGATGCTCGCCGGCCGCGCTCCGGACGGCCAGGTGTTGGTGGCGGCGGTGCTTCGGGCGGTTCCGGCGTCCCGGCTGCCCGCCGGCCCACTCGTGGAGGCGGTCAGGGCGGTCGCGATCGGCCAGCAACTGACCCCGTCCGAAATCCTGCCGCGGACGCCGGATGCGCGGTACCGGGTGCTGGAACGGCGGATGGACGGGCCGCGTGGCGCGACGGCGACCGTGGGCGCGGAGGACGCCGAGCGGCTGTGTTCGGCGGCCGGCCTCGACCCGGTCGCGGTGTTCCGGGCGGCGGACGGCACGGACCGGTTCAGCCCGGCGCTCGCGGCGGCCGACGGCCGAGTGGACATTCGCCGCGCTGGGATCGACGTGACCATGTCCGCGCCCAAGTCGGTTTCCGTCCTCTACGGGCTCGGCTCGCCGGCGGTCGCCGGGCAGGCGCGGGCCGCCCACGACGCCGCGGTCGCCGAGGCACTGCGCTACCTGTCGCGGGAGGCGGGGCACGGGCTGCGCGGGCATCAAGGTGATGGGCGGCGGGCGGCGCGCATCGGCACCGACGGGCTGATCGCGGCGGGGTTCACCCACCGGACGAGCCGCGCGGACGACCCGCAGTTGCACACCCACCTGGTCATCCCGAACGTCGTACGGGGTGAGGACGGCCAGTGGAGCGCGGTGGACTCCCGGGCGGTCTACCGGCACGCCACCACGGCCTCCTACCTGTACCAAGCAACGTTGCGGGCCGAGCTGACCCGCCGGCTCGGCGTCACGTGGACCGCCCCCAAGCGGGGCATCGCCGAGATCGTGGGGGTGCCGGCTGGGCTGCGCCGGCTCTTCTCGACCCGCAGCGTCCAGATCAGCACCGAACTGGCCCGAACCGGCCGGGACGGCCCCGCTGCGGCGCAGGTCGCCTGCCTGGCCACCCGCCCCGCCAAGTCCCACACGCCGGAGGTCGCGCTACGGGAGCGCTGGCAGCTGCGCGCCGCCGAGGCTGGTCATCCGGGCGAGCAGCTGATCGACCAGACGGTCGGCCGGCAGATCGAGTTGCCGGCGTTGCCGACGTTCGCCGAGATGAGCGACAGGCTGGTCGCCCCGACCGGGCTGACCTCGATGCAGACCAGCGTGGACCGCCGCGATCTGCTGCAGGCCGTCTGCGAAGAACTGCCGCCCGGCGCACCGGTCTCCCTCGAGCTGGTCGACGCCTACGCCGACGCCACCCTCCGCTCCACGGAGTTGGTGCGGCTGGCAGGCGCCGCCGCGGTGGTTGAGGATGGGCCGCGCTGGTCCACAGCTGAACTGCTGGCCACCGAAAAGCACGCCTTCACCGTCGCCGCCACGCTCCGTGCCGCCGCCCCCGCCCGCCCGATCCGCTCTATCGCTTTGCGCGGCCTCAATGGCGAACAGGCGGCGCTGGTCCGCGGATTGCTCGAGCATACAGGCGGACTGACGATCGTCGTCGGCCCGGCGGGCGCCGGTAAGACCGCCGCGCTGAAGACCGCCGTCGAGGCATGGTCCGCGGCCGGCGTACCCGTGCACGGCGCGACGGTCGCCGCGCTCACCGCCCGCGAACTATCCCGGGCCACCGGCATGCCCACAACTACGTTGACCCGCCTGCTTGCTGACGCCGACCGGCCTACCGCCGACGGTCACCCTCCGGCAGGCCTGCCGGCCGGGTCGGTGCTGGTCGTCGACGAGGCCGGCATGGTCGACACCCGCACCCTCGTCCGGCTTCTCGACCACGCCGCGGCCAGCCGAGCGAAACTCGTGCTGGTCGGGGATCCGGCCCAGCTGCCGGAGATCGGCGCCGGCGGGCTGTTCACCGCGCTCACCCGCCATCCCGACACCATCCGGCTGCAGGGCAACCAGCGGCAGCACCGACTGTGGGAACGGGTCGCGCTCGCCCAGCTGCGCACCGGTGACATTGCCGGGGCCCTGGATGCCTACGAGGCGCACGGGCGTATCCACACGGCCCCGACCGCGGTCGACGCGCAGGTCGAGATCGTCAGCGACTACCTCGCCCTCCGGGACCAGACAGTCCATCCCGACCGGGTGCTCATGCTCACGTCCACCCGCGCCGACACGTGCGAGCTCAACGAGCTGACCCGCGCCCGGCTGCGCGCCCACGGCCGGCTCGCCGGCCCCGCACTCACCGTCATGACCGCTGACGGGGACGTACGTGACTTCCAGGCCGGCGACGAGGTGGTGGTCATCCGCAACGACCACAGCCGGGGGCTGCTCAATGGCACCCGGGCCACCGTCACCGCCGTCGACCCCCACGCCCAGTGGCTCGCCTTGACCACCCGCGACGGCGCCGGGCACACCGTCGGCACCGACTGGCTACAGGAGGATCGACTCGCCCACGGTTACGCGCTCACCGTCCATAAGGCCCAAGGCTCCACCGTCGACCACGCCCTGCTCTACGGCACCGGCGCCCTCAGCCAGGAAGCCGGCTACGTCGCCCTGTCCCGTGGCCGCGAGAGCAACCACCTCTACGCCGCGAACCCCGACCTCGACGAGCTGTACGCCGTCGAGCGGCAAGTACCGGACTGGCTCGCCGACCGGCTCGAACAGTCAGCCCGGCAAACGCTCGCCCTCGAGCAGTACCCGGACGGCGGATCTCATCCGGACGGGCTGTTCGACTGGCTGCGAGATGACGGGCGCGGCCACGACCTCGGGATCGGCCGATGAGGCTGCTGACCATCCCCGAAGCGGCCACGGAGCTGCACGTCCCCGAAGGCTGGCTGCGCAAGAAGGTCACCGCTCGCGAAGTGCCCTTCACCCGCCTGGGCAAGCACGTCCGCTTCACCGACGACCAACTACGCGCCATCGTCATAGCCGGCGAGGTACTACCGATTGTCGTACCCGCCAGGCAAGGCCTCAGCCGGCGCGCCAGGAAGCTCGCATAACATGCTCGGCCAGTTTGCAGGACCCTGTCGGTTCCTTGAGGGTGCACTCGGAATTGGATCCGGACACCACTGTTGCGGTGTCCGGATCCAATGGCCGGATTGCTACGCCCTACCAGTTGGGTGAGTGTGCACTCTCAGATGCTGGCGCACGCATCGCCGCGGTCGTAGTACGGCGACGGCGTTTCCCACCAGGTCGCGTCCCACACGGTCGAGTAGTTGACTGGGCCGTAGACGACAACGACTTGTTGCCCGTACGTCACGTTCGTGTCAGACGAGTTCGCGCCTCCGGTTCCTGGGTGACAGGACGTTGCGCTGATTCCTTCGTTGGACACGGACACATGGCCCTGGTCGACCCAAGATCCCAAGTACGTGTAGGTGCCCTTGATGTAGTTGGATCCGCCGACCAAAGTCGTACCCACGCATATGGTGCCGCTGGACGTAGTGGCAGCACAGGCTGAGCCGACAGGAACAGACGCCGGGGAAACCTGTGTCGGCGACTGCGTCTCGGACGGGGATGGGCTAGCACTTGCTTGATCCGCAGACGGGCTAGCACTCTCTTGCGGCCCAGACGCGGAAGAGTTGGAATTCGCTTGCGCCCCCGAGGGCACTGGCACCGACTTCGGATCGCAACTGATCACACCGGCGACGGCCAAGGTCGTTATGTCCGCAGGCATGCCCTTGATCCCGCTGGCGCCGCTAACGGGGATGTACTCGAGGTTCTCAAGGTGGCAACCGGAGGGAGCAAGCTCGTCCCATTTCGCGCTTCGCATGCTTGCTTGCTGGTCGGCTGCCCAGGCTTCCCACGCGCTTCTCGGCGCTGCTGCCGACGGCGCGGCCGGAAGTGGGTTTGCGTCCACGCTGGAAACAGGTTGCCCCGTTGGCGTCGGAGGCGAACCATCTGCAGCCGCGGGTGCAATGTCTGCGCCTCCCACGAAACCCAACGCGACGGCGAACGTGACTACGAACGACTTGCGACGAGCCACTGCAACCACCCCCTTCTTGTCAACAATTGGACTTAGGTGTCTCAACTCGATGGACGAGTCTCTGGCGCGTTCAGCGTGATCGGGCCTGGCAGCGCGGCAACGGCGATGCTGTCGTCGAGTCCCCATTCCAGTCGGGCACTTCCCTGGCCGGCGGGGACCTCGATTTGCATCGCGAATGTGGCGCTGTCCCCGGCCTTAATGCCGTTTGTCTCGTCGCAGTTGAGGCGGTACTGGCCGACGGTGGCGTCAGTTGGCTGGTCGTAGCCGGCACCCATGTATTGGGTGTAGATCGGACAGCGGTTGAAGATCACGTCCCGATCGGACGGATTGTGGAGGGTAACCGTGTAAGTGACCGTGTCTCCGCTGGTAGCCGCGCGGGGAGCGCTGATCGTGATCACCAAGCCGTTCAACTCCGAGGTGGCCGCCGCGGGCGTGGTGAACGCGCTGTACGTGAAGGCCGTATGCCGAAAACCGTTGCACGGAGTGTCGGTCGCAGCGGGGAAGGCGATTGTCACCTCGCCGCCCCCCGGGGCCGGCACCCGGAAGGCTGTCGCGGTGGCATTGGATTCGCCAGAAGGCATTGGGGGCAACGTGTCGCACTCGTCTGAGTAGCTGAACACGATCGCCGCACGCTCCCCAGGCTTTAGGTTTGCCGGCGGGGCGGTGTGCACATGAGGGTCAGCCGTCACGGTCGTCCCGCTGACCCGACCACCGCCGGTCAGTTCCACGCTTATGTCAGAGGCATAGCCGGACAGCGTGCAGGGCTGGCTGCCACGATTGGTGAACCAGAGCAGAAGGCGATGATCGTGAACACCAAGGCCCGCGTCGACTGGTTCGGCGCGACCTTGCATTTCCGCGGCGCCGCAGGCTGGATACTCGGCCGAGTTGTCGACTTCTACGGGCTGGTTGACCCATGGCGCCGGCTGCGCGCTTCCCATACGGATCGGGACCGGCTCAGTAGAGTGCCCGGCGAGGCTGTAGGTAGAGAGGACGGCGACGACGGCGGTCGTCGTGGCCGTCGCCGTTAGAACCGCGACAGCGCGGCGAGAGCGGCGTCGGCGGTCGATACGCCGGTGCAGTTCTTCCAGAAATTCCCCCTGTACCGCAACGACGGGAACGTCTTCGAAGGCACGAACTAGCTCACGTTCTGCATCGTTCATTTCGGTTGCTCCGCTTCCCGCAATGGCGAGCCGAGCCGTTCTCTTAGCGTGCGCAAGGCCTTGGCCGACTGGCTCTTCACGGTGCCGACGCTGCATCCCAAGGCCGCTGCGGCCTGTTGTTCGGAGTAGTCAGCCACATAACGCAGCGCCAACACCGCTCGCTGACGCGGAGGCAAAGCGGCGAGCGCGTCCCACACCTCGAAACTCCGGCCGACCGGCTCATAGAATTGCTCCGGAACTACGGCGACCAGGCGTTCCAAGCGGCGACGTCGCCACCAACTGATCCTCTGGTTCACCATGACCTGACGGACGTACCTGGCCGGGTCCCCGCTTGCGAGCACACGAGACCACCGGGTCCCGACCTGCAACAGCGCTTCCTGCACCAAGTCGTCGGCATGCGCGGAGTTGGCGGTCAGCGCATATGCGAAGCGAGAGAGTTCCGGCATACGGACACGCACGAACGCGTCGAACGACGCTCGTTCGTCGGCGTCCACGCTTCA
This window encodes:
- a CDS encoding excisionase family DNA-binding protein gives rise to the protein MRLLTIPEAATELHVPEGWLRKKVTAREVPFTRLGKHVRFTDDQLRAIVIAGEVLPIVVPARQGLSRRARKLA
- the mobF gene encoding MobF family relaxase, with product MISVEMLTGGPGAGDYYLRRQADCAADYYVGRGESEGVWVGAGAEALGLTGPLGPGGEHVLRAMLAGRAPDGQVLVAAVLRAVPASRLPAGPLVEAVRAVAIGQQLTPSEILPRTPDARYRVLERRMDGPRGATATVGAEDAERLCSAAGLDPVAVFRAADGTDRFSPALAAADGRVDIRRAGIDVTMSAPKSVSVLYGLGSPAVAGQARAAHDAAVAEALRYLSREAGHGLRGHQGDGRRAARIGTDGLIAAGFTHRTSRADDPQLHTHLVIPNVVRGEDGQWSAVDSRAVYRHATTASYLYQATLRAELTRRLGVTWTAPKRGIAEIVGVPAGLRRLFSTRSVQISTELARTGRDGPAAAQVACLATRPAKSHTPEVALRERWQLRAAEAGHPGEQLIDQTVGRQIELPALPTFAEMSDRLVAPTGLTSMQTSVDRRDLLQAVCEELPPGAPVSLELVDAYADATLRSTELVRLAGAAAVVEDGPRWSTAELLATEKHAFTVAATLRAAAPARPIRSIALRGLNGEQAALVRGLLEHTGGLTIVVGPAGAGKTAALKTAVEAWSAAGVPVHGATVAALTARELSRATGMPTTTLTRLLADADRPTADGHPPAGLPAGSVLVVDEAGMVDTRTLVRLLDHAAASRAKLVLVGDPAQLPEIGAGGLFTALTRHPDTIRLQGNQRQHRLWERVALAQLRTGDIAGALDAYEAHGRIHTAPTAVDAQVEIVSDYLALRDQTVHPDRVLMLTSTRADTCELNELTRARLRAHGRLAGPALTVMTADGDVRDFQAGDEVVVIRNDHSRGLLNGTRATVTAVDPHAQWLALTTRDGAGHTVGTDWLQEDRLAHGYALTVHKAQGSTVDHALLYGTGALSQEAGYVALSRGRESNHLYAANPDLDELYAVERQVPDWLADRLEQSARQTLALEQYPDGGSHPDGLFDWLRDDGRGHDLGIGR
- a CDS encoding DUF4232 domain-containing protein, translating into MNDAERELVRAFEDVPVVAVQGEFLEELHRRIDRRRRSRRAVAVLTATATTTAVVAVLSTYSLAGHSTEPVPIRMGSAQPAPWVNQPVEVDNSAEYPACGAAEMQGRAEPVDAGLGVHDHRLLLWFTNRGSQPCTLSGYASDISVELTGGGRVSGTTVTADPHVHTAPPANLKPGERAAIVFSYSDECDTLPPMPSGESNATATAFRVPAPGGGEVTIAFPAATDTPCNGFRHTAFTYSAFTTPAAATSELNGLVITISAPRAATSGDTVTYTVTLHNPSDRDVIFNRCPIYTQYMGAGYDQPTDATVGQYRLNCDETNGIKAGDSATFAMQIEVPAGQGSARLEWGLDDSIAVAALPGPITLNAPETRPSS
- a CDS encoding SigE family RNA polymerase sigma factor; protein product: MDADERASFDAFVRVRMPELSRFAYALTANSAHADDLVQEALLQVGTRWSRVLASGDPARYVRQVMVNQRISWWRRRRLERLVAVVPEQFYEPVGRSFEVWDALAALPPRQRAVLALRYVADYSEQQAAAALGCSVGTVKSQSAKALRTLRERLGSPLREAEQPK
- a CDS encoding helix-turn-helix domain-containing protein, with protein sequence MTAALDTILPSKDDATRAAEALPALQSYLTRHRRLPESIHLRVEEDDGETVLVPAAALRVFVRILAHMAAGHGVAVVPSTAELTTQQAADLLNVSRPYLIGLLNDGKIGYRMVGTHRRVLVDSLLRHKREDDLLRLSAADELAAMKQDLDLS